In Populus alba chromosome 9, ASM523922v2, whole genome shotgun sequence, a genomic segment contains:
- the LOC118035211 gene encoding pleckstrin homology domain-containing protein 1, translating into MESILRSLTGQDPNPDDYRNIEFWSDPERSGWLTKQGDYIKTWRRRWFVLKQGKLLWFKERSVTRGSIPRGVVPVGKCLTVKGAEDVLNKPYAFELSTSQETMYFIADSEKEKEEWINSIGRSIVQHSRSVTDSEIVDYDSTR; encoded by the coding sequence ATGGAGTCCATCTTGCGATCCTTAACGGGTCAAGACCCGAACCCGGATGATTACAGAAACATCGAGTTCTGGTCAGACCCGGAACGGTCCGGTTGGCTAACAAAGCAAGGAGACTACATAAAAACCTGGCGACGTCGCTGGTTCGTTCTCAAACAAGGGAAACTTCTCTGGTTCAAGGAGAGAAGCGTGACGCGAGGGTCAATTCCACGCGGGGTGGTCCCAGTGGGCAAGTGCTTGACCGTGAAAGGTGCAGAGGATGTGCTTAACAAACCTTATGCTTTTGAGCTTTCAACGAGCCAAGAAACAATGTATTTTATAGCAGATTcggagaaagagaaagaggagtgGATCAATTCGATTGGGAGGTCAATTGTTCAACACTCACGGTCTGTTACTGATTCTGAGATTGTTGATTATGACAGCACTCGCTGA